The following DNA comes from Chloroflexota bacterium.
CTTGCCAAGGATCGAGAGGTTTCGCCTGAGGACCTGCGGGAGCGCCTTGATGACCTGGTGATACCACTGCCACTGGCTGAGATGGGCTGGGCCATTTATGCCGATTACCAGCGTGCCCTGGCCTATCGAGGCTCAGTTGACTTTGACGACCTGATTCGGTTGGCACTGAAAGCGCTTAATCTGGATGAGGGCATGTTGGCACGACTTCGGGACCGCTGGCCCTATGTGCTGGAGGATGAAGCACAGGACAGCAGCCGCTTGCAGGAGGAGATTCTCCGGCTTCTGGTTGGCGAGCAAGGCAACTGGGTGCGGGTAGGTGATCCCAATCAGGCCATCTATGAAACCTTTACCACCGCCAGCCCCGAGTATCTGCGCCGATTTCTGGCGGAACCGGGCGTCCAGTCCAAGGAGCTGCCAGACTCGGGACGTTCTGCCGGGAGCATCATCGATCTCGCCAACTATCTGGTTGACTGGACCAGGGAAAGCCACTCTGAACCTGCGGTACGCGATGCCCTGACCTTGCCCTACATTCTGCCGACCGCCCCGGGGGACTCCCAGCCCAATCCGCCAGACGCTCCGGGAGAGATTCACTTGATGGCGCGCAAGTACAGCCCGGCGGCGGAAATCAAAGCTGTGGCGGATTCCCTGGCCCGTTGGGTACCCGAGCACGCCGCTGAAACGGTAGCGGTGCTTGTTCCCCGAAACACCCGAGGCTTCGAACTGGTCGACCTGCTTCGGCAGCGGGGAATCGAGGTCGTCGACAGCCTGTTGCGCAGCACCGCCTCTACCCGGGAGGCGGCCGGTTCCCTGTCACACCTGTTGCGCTATCTGGCTGAGCCAGTATCCTCGGTTAAACTGGCTACCGCATTTAAGGTTTGGCGGCGGGATGACAAAGAAGATCAAGAAGCATGGGCCCATGTCAATGAGACCGCCCGGATACTGCGAAAGTGTCCGAGGGTCGAGGACTATCTCTGGCCGCGGGCGGGCCGGGACTGGCTGGCCAGCCTTGATCTGGATGGCGACCGGCACGATCAACTGCTTGTTTTCAGAGAGTTGGTCCAGCGCTGGCAAGGCTTGATCCTGCTGCCGGTCGATCAGGTGATTCTTTCCCTGGCCCAGGACCTCTTTAGCGAACAGACCGATCTGGCCATTGCCCACAAGCTGGCCCTCCTCCTGCGCCAGGCCAGCATGGACCATCCCGAGTGGCGGCTTCCTGAATTGGCAGAGGAATTGGCAGTCATTGCCCGCAACGAACGCCGGTTTATCGGTTTTAGCGACGATGATATAGGCTTCGATCCCGACCGGCACAAGGGAAAGGTCGTGGTGTCGACCATGCACAAGGCCAAAGGGCTGGAGTGGGACCGGGTCTATCTGATGTCGGTAAATAGCTACGATTTCCCGTCGGCGCAGCCCTACGATCAATATA
Coding sequences within:
- a CDS encoding ATP-dependent helicase, giving the protein MFKPRVKQQEVLDYTGGKMGVAAVPGSGKTETLARLAAKIITSGWLDSYQEVLVVTLVNSAVDNFYRRVSGLVKQRGMLPHVGYRVRTLHGLSHEIVRERPALLGLDSEFSILDERVATEIRQDAAKAWLRSHPDALDGYLSLDVDENKRDWIRRTPLPALIDETALAFIRLAKDREVSPEDLRERLDDLVIPLPLAEMGWAIYADYQRALAYRGSVDFDDLIRLALKALNLDEGMLARLRDRWPYVLEDEAQDSSRLQEEILRLLVGEQGNWVRVGDPNQAIYETFTTASPEYLRRFLAEPGVQSKELPDSGRSAGSIIDLANYLVDWTRESHSEPAVRDALTLPYILPTAPGDSQPNPPDAPGEIHLMARKYSPAAEIKAVADSLARWVPEHAAETVAVLVPRNTRGFELVDLLRQRGIEVVDSLLRSTASTREAAGSLSHLLRYLAEPVSSVKLATAFKVWRRDDKEDQEAWAHVNETARILRKCPRVEDYLWPRAGRDWLASLDLDGDRHDQLLVFRELVQRWQGLILLPVDQVILSLAQDLFSEQTDLAIAHKLALLLRQASMDHPEWRLPELAEELAVIARNERRFIGFSDDDIGFDPDRHKGKVVVSTMHKAKGLEWDRVYLMSVNSYDFPSAQPYDQYIAEKWFVRDQLNLSAEALAQLNMLTANGDTRVYREGSATQDARLEYVRERLRLFYVGVTRAKRSLIITWNSGRKGDLTQALPFVALQTHWEDQLRDSAS